Genomic window (Zerene cesonia ecotype Mississippi chromosome 5, Zerene_cesonia_1.1, whole genome shotgun sequence):
GATAGACAGCATTATTACAGCGACCATGAAAGATCATCCTCAGACGCTGAAGATTCTGTTTACTCCTCCGAAGGACCAAAAAATTGGCCCTATGCTCGGCCCAATAAGCCAAGTCCGCCGATGCCGGGGCTTTTAACAACGGTAGACAAACTTGTTCCACAGCATAACACCGATTATGGTGCAATGAACGGACACAGAAATGGCGCTTACTTCAATCGAGTACCAGCGGAAGCTAAAGACGTcattttgcaaaaaataagACAGCACATAATGGACAAACGTGGTAATGAGAACGCTAATAGCGCTGACGTGAATGTTAATGCGGAACTGCCGACTGAAAAGGAATACGTACACAGAGAGGAGACATATTCAAATGATTACTCATATTATTCACCTAACTATCCCAATGACACGTTAGATTTAAGAAAGGTTCGCTCACCGTTGAAATCGGCGGAATATTCGCCGAAGGATACGCGATATACCAAAGAACCTGATACGGTTGTTGAAAACAAGGCTGATATTGTTAGCGTACCGGAACCGTGCGAATTGCCGATGGATTACAGCAACTTACCGCcaaaaaagaaaaggaaattgATCGAGTACCAGGAGTACAAAAAACAGGAGGAGGCAAGGCGGCAACAAAACGCTTTTTATGCGGAGAAAAACGAGCGGTCGCGTGAAGGACCACCAGCGGATCACGAGTTAGACGCAAACAAGTGGCGCCCGTGGTAATACTAGTTTTTGCCGCCATTTCATTGTGATATTAACTCTTCCATTTAAAgctttaatttgttataaatagtgttaaGTTTAGCGTTATTTCACATAAGTGCCTTATGTAAAACATTCGTTGTTTAAATTACAGTGCCATGTTATTTTGATCTCGTGTCTTCCTTGATTATTGTCAGTATAATTCGAGTCTTCCCTTgacatttgtttaaaaataattatataattgtaatcttAAATTTAGAagttatgcattttatttgtgtgattttgtatatttgttaagaGATTGAGtcggaaaataaataatttataaacatattttatttttttatcattcctTCAGTACAGTAAAATAAGCAAGCCATACAGTAAGATAATCAGTTTTATTGTAcagttacatatataaatgctttcctcattaaaaaaacccctCTAACAGGTTATAACAATCACAATAGCAATTCAATAATGAGTACTTTAAAATACCAGCCAATAACAAGCTAGaccacaaaattattaaacaacattaatagaaattattttaagccgGTTTAATCACCTATTTTTATCgctcgatttttttataggaCTTATTCCT
Coding sequences:
- the LOC119840141 gene encoding transcription factor HES-4-A-like — encoded protein: MASDPAPLSKTAKYKKITKPLLERKRRARINRCLDELKDLMVGALEIDDDNLSKLEKADILELTVNHLTKLHRPKDPILEAKKFQAGFGQCAAEACRFIMSVPDLDTKVSQNLISHLSTLITAQPLSIQVPERPSFSPPTSPSSVVSDRQHYYSDHERSSSDAEDSVYSSEGPKNWPYARPNKPSPPMPGLLTTVDKLVPQHNTDYGAMNGHRNGAYFNRVPAEAKDVILQKIRQHIMDKRGNENANSADVNVNAELPTEKEYVHREETYSNDYSYYSPNYPNDTLDLRKVRSPLKSAEYSPKDTRYTKEPDTVVENKADIVSVPEPCELPMDYSNLPPKKKRKLIEYQEYKKQEEARRQQNAFYAEKNERSREGPPADHELDANKWRPW